DNA from Nitrospirota bacterium:
TTTGTTGAACGCAGAGCACGGGAATAGAGCTGAAACACGGCCACTACCGCAACAGCCATGATCGCGAGAGCGACCATAACCTCCATCAGACTAAAGCCGTTTGATTGAAGACGTGCCGAGGACCTGATTGACCTCAATCGCATATTTCTGCCCTTTTTCATTCTGTATTTCTATCAGGCCTCCGGAGCTGTTCCCCTTGGGGAAAAAGAAGATATCTGCCCCGGTTACGGGATATTTTTTCGGAACGATATGATTCTCTGACGGTTTTGAACCCGGATAATCAAGCCAGTACGTATTCGTCTCCTCGTTGAGCCTGAAAGCGACCTCTGTTCTGTCAAGAATGGCAGCCTCCCTGGCATGCCGTGTCGTCAGGTATATCCTGCGCGCCTCTTCCGTAAAGAGTGCCTTGTCGCGAAATCTCCCGACAGAAACTGCAACAATGGATACGATTATACCGACAATAAAGAGAACAACAAGGAGCTCAAGGAGCGTGAATCCACTCCTATTCCCAACTGTTGACGTCTTTATTTTCACCTTCTCCCCCTGCAGCACCATCAGCACCATAGGAAAACAGGTCATAGTCACCATGTGCCCCTGGTGCCTGGTACTGATAGGGTTTCTGCCAGGGATCGTTCGGCACCCCTTTTTTGAGATAGGAACCGTCCCAGCCCTGTGCACCGGGATTCGTGACCAGCGCATTGAGACCTTCTGAAGTAGTTGGGTATCTGCCGACATCAAGCCGGTAGCTGTCAAGGGCCTGGCCAAGCATCTCTATCTGGGTCCTGGCAGCAGACTGCTTGCCTTTCCCGACCTTGCCAAATATCTGGGGGCCGACAAGGGCTGCCAGCATCCCGAGGATGACCATAACGACCAGCAATTCTATGAGCGTAAAGCCTTTTCTGTTGTTAACGTGACCCTGTTCTTTTCTATTGTTCATATATCCTCCTGCTTTTCAGTATTCTGGCTTCTGATTTCTCTATTCTGTATTCTTGCTACATTGGTATCTCGTTGATGCTGAAGATGCCCATAAGCATGGAAATGACGATCAGGCCTACCACGATGCCCATGAGCAGGATAAGCAGGGGCTCAAAGAGACTCACAAACCGTTTGATAAGGTTCCTGGTGTCTGCCTCGAACCTGTCTGCTATCAAAAGAAATGTCTCCTCTAGTCTTCCTGCCTCTTCACCGACCGCCACCATCTGGTTAAAAATAGCAGGGAAGACGCCACTCTCTCTCAAGGGGACAGAAATACCCTTGCCTTTGCTTACGCCCACTTCCAGCACAATAAGCTTCTTTGCAACAACGTCATTGTCTATGACATCCCGTGAAACCCGTATGGCCTCAAGAATCGGAACACCGCTCTGAAGGAGTGTGCCGAAGGTCCTCGAAAATCTGGCAATGATGAATTTCATGCTCAGCTTTTTCAGCACAGGCACTTTCAGCTTGAGCCCATCGATATAACTCTTGCCCTCTGCAGTCCTTGCATACCCGCGAATCAGAAAAATAATCGCAACGAGCCCGCCCAGGAATGCCCACCAGTAGGCTGCAAACAGGCTGCTCACCTTCATCAGGATCAAGGTAGGCAGGGGAAGTGTCTGCCCCATATCAGAGAATATTTTAGCAAAGTTCGGGATAACAGAGAGCATCAGCACTGACACGGCCAGGCCACCGACAACGGTAAGGAGAATAGGATAGATGAGCGCTGAGGTAATCTCCTTTTTGAAATTGATACTTGTTTCAAGAAAACCTACCAACCGCTTAATGACTACCTCAAGAATCCCGCCTGACTCTCCTGCCTTGATCATATTGATATAAAGCCGTGGAAATATTCTGTGCTTGGCCATGGCACTCGAGAGCGTATTGCCTCTCTGGATGTCAATATAGACTTCCTTGATGATCGCACAGAGCGCCTTCTTCTCAGAGTGCTCTGAAAGCACATAAAGAGCCCTGTCTATGGGCAGTCCTGATTCAAGCAGGTTGCCGAGTTCCTGAGTAAAGATCAGGACATCTTCGTTTGTTATCCTCTGAAACAGGGAGATTTCTTTTGCCTCGCTCACCTTGATACTGAGAGGCACAAGCCCCATGCCCCTGAGCGTTGACTTAAGGGTGTCTTCGTCCGAGGAAGAAATTGTTTCTTTTACTTTTTTCCCGGCGGAATCAATGGCTTCGTAGCTGAAGACAGGCATGAGCCTATCTTATCACGCTGGGCAAAAGACCGTCAAACAAGGGAATCCTGCGAATCTGCTGCTGTCATCTGAAGACGTTATTTATGAATTCTGTTTTTGTTATTGTGGTATTTTTTGGGGAACTTCAGGCTAACGATCATGCAGAAATAAATTTGACGCAACGATAATTTTTCTTTCACAATCTGATAATTGCAGGTTGAACTTGATATATTTGCCGCTTTGTTGTCACAATAGCGCAACGTTCAGGTGCCAAGAGGCATAATAGGGAATCCCGTGAGGAAACAATCCGATCCGGGGACGGTCCCGCCGCTGTAATCCTGATCCCGGCCATGCCGGGATAAACGCCTTTGCTGGTAGTACGCCACTGTTCTGATTATCGGGATGGGAAGGCTGGCAAGGGTCAGGAGAGTCAGAAGACCTGCCTGGATGAAGCAGGGTATAGGTATTAGGGAACAGGTATTAGTAAAAAACTAACACCCGCTCCCCAACCCCCGATCCCTCAGATGCCTTCCCGCGGATGGAAGAAGAGGATGAAGTGAAACAGGGTGCAATCCTCAAGGCAAATTTTCTGCCTTGAGGATTTTTTATTTTATGGAGACGACAATGACACAATTGGAAAGAGCAGCAAATGGCGAAGTTACCGCGGAGATCAGGGCAGTTGCGGATATCGAAGGGTTCGATATTGAAATCATTCGGAGACGGGTTGGAGGCGGAAAGATCGTTATTCCTTCGAACAACAACCGAAGAAAGAGGGTCGTAGGCATAGGAAAGGGGCTCAGGACCAAGGTAAATGCCTCGATCGGCTCATCAACCGAGATCGCGGACATTGCGATGGAAGTTCAAAAGGCAAAAATCGCAGAACAGTACGGCGCTGACACTCTGATGGATCTGAGCGTTGGCGGTGACATAGAAGCGATCAGAAAGGCCGTGCTGGACGAGATCAGCCTCCCCGTAGGTACTGTTCCGCTTTATGAGGCCTTTGCGATTGCGATCGAAAAATACGGCGCGGCTGTCAATATGCCTGCAGAACTGCTCTTTGAGATGATCGAAAAGCAGTGCGCAGAAGGGGTCGGCTTCATGGCGATCCACTGTGGTATTAACAAAAGGACTGTCGAGATGCTCAGGAAGCAACACTACCGGTACGGCGGACTTGTTTCAAAGGGCGGCTCGTACATGGTTGCCTGGATGGAGCATAACAAGAAGGAAAATCCTCTTTACGAACATTTTGACCGCGTTGTCGAAATCATGAAGAGGTATGACGCAGTACTCAGCCTCGGCAACGGATTCCGCGCAGGCGCGATCCATGACGCATCAGACCGGGTACAGATCCAGGAGATGCTGATAAACTGCGAACTTGCAGAGCTCGGCCGTGAACAGGGCTGCCAGACCATGGTAGAAGGCCCGGGCCATATCCCTATCAACGAGATAGAGGCAAATATCATTATGGAAAAGAAGATGAGCGGCGAGTCGCCGTTTTATATGTTAGGCCCGATCACGACCGACATTGCGCCCGGATACGACCATATCACTGCTGCGATTGGGGCAGCTCTTTCCTCTTCCTTTGGCGCTGACTTCATCTGTTATGTTACACCTTCCGAGCATCTCGGCCTGCCGTTTCCTGAAGATGTCAGGGAGGGTGTTATTGCATCGAGGATTGCGGCCCATGTCGGCGACATGATCAAGCTCAAGAACCTGCATCAGGATAAGGAGATGTCAAAGGCAAGGCGGAATATGCAATGGGATAAACAGTTCTCCCTTGCAATCGATCCTGAGCGGGCTAAAGAGATCAAGGCAAAGAGGGGCAATGGCGACGAGCATTCCTGCACCATGTGCGGAAAGTTCTGCGCCAATGATATGCTCCGTGGCATGTTCGAAGCCGACATGGCCGGCTCTGATAAAAAATAATGTCAGAACGCATTAACAGAATTACCTTTGTACTGGGCGGAGCGCGGAGCGGCAAGAGTTCCTTCGCGCTCAATCGCGCCTCAGAACTGCCGGGACAAAAGGTGTATATAGCCACGGCACAGGCATTCGATGCGGAGATGTCCGACCGCATCGCAAAACATAAAGAAGAGCGGGGCAGTGACTGGAATACGGTCGAAGAGCCTTTGAATTTAGCAGAGGTATTAAGAACTGCTTCCTCTACCCATGATGTTGTTCTCGTTGACTGCCTCACTCTCTGGCTCTCTAATCTCATGCTTGCCGATAAAGATCAGGAAAAAGAGATGCAGTTTTTTATCTCATCACTCATTACTCATCACGCATCACGGGTTTTTGTAGTCTCAAATGAAGTCGGTATGGGTATTGTCCCGGACAACGAACTTGCCCGGAGATTCAGGGACATGGCAGGAAGGCTGAATCAGCAAATTGCAGCTGTTGCCGACGAAGTCTATCTCGTGGCTGCAGGAATATCGATAAGGATAAAATAGGGGGATGGATATGCAGGATACTATCAGGAAGATCGAAGCGGTCAGACCGGAATTTTTCGAAGGGGCGCAAAAGAGGCTGGACAATCTCACAAAACCTCCCGGAAGCCTCGGCAGACTTGAGGATCTGGCAAAACAGCTCGTTGCCATTACTGAAAATACCATGCCGGTAATTGACAAAAAAGTGGTATTCACCTTTGCCGGAGATCATGGAATTACTGAGGAGGGAGTGTCTGCATACCCAAAGGAAGTGACCCCTCAGATGGTATTTAATTTCATTAGAGGCGGTGCAGGAATAAACGTTCTTGCCAGACATGCAGGTGCAGAAGTGATTGTCGTAGATGTCGGCGTTGACCATGATTTCGGCAACATCGAAGGGCTCGTGTCGCGGAAGATCATGCGCGGTACAAAAAATATGATGAAGGGTCCGGCCATGACCAAAGATGAAGCGCAGCAGTGCATTCAGGTCGGCATTGATCTCGCCTCAGAATATGCCGGAAAAGGGTACCAACTCTTTGGCACCGGTGATATGGGCATAGGCAATACAACACCTTCCAGTGCAATCGCCTCTGTGATGACCGGCAGGGCAGTTGCCGACGTGACAGGCAGAGGTACTGGCATAACTGATCAGTCCCTGAAGCGGAAGATCGAAGTTATCGAAGAGAGTATAAAATTAAACAGACCTGATTCTTCAGATGCACTTGACGTTCTTGCAAAAGTAGGAGGTGCTGAGATTGGCGGGATTGCCGGCCTGATCCTCGGGGCTGCAGCCCACCGTATTCCTGTTGTTATCGATGGGTTTATCTCTACTGCCGGGGCCATTATTGCATACGGCATTGAGCCTAAGACAAAGGACTATATGATCGCAGGCCACAGTTCTGTCGAGATCGGACATAAGGCCATGCTCGAAAAGCTGGGGCTGGAGCCAATTCTGAATCTGAATCTGAGACTTGGTGAAGGCACAGGCGCTGCACTTGCGATGCATATGATCGAGGCAGGGCTGAGAATATACCGGGAAATGGCCACATTCGGTGAAGCGGGCGTCACCGACGACATTATCAATTAATGAAGAAGATGCTGCTTGCAATACAGTTTCTGACCATAATACCGGTGAAGATAAAAGGCGATGTATCTGAAAAGGACATGGTCGATTCATCCATATTCTTTCCGGTTGCGGGCGCCTGTCAGGGGCTGATGATCACATTGACAGCAGCGGTGATGGTTCGCTTCTTTGATGCAGCGGTTGTATGCGGCCTCATCATGTTAGCGCATATCATATCCAACGGAGGATTTGATCTGGACGGTCTTGCAGATACCGCTGACGGTCTGTCGGTGAAATCTTCAGGCAACGCTGCTTCAGATATCGAAAAGCGTCTGCTGGTTATGAAAGACAGCACGATAGGCGCAGCAGGGGCCACGGCAATAGTAATGTCGCTTATGCTGAAATTTCTGCTTTTGAACAGTCTTTTTCATCTGGTCCCACTGTCGCTTTTTCTTGGGGCCGTATTTATGATGACCGTATTTTCGAAGTGGGTAACAGTCCCTGCAATGCTGCATTGCCGCTCTGCGCGAAAGGATGGACTCGGCAGGATCTTTATCGATAATATCAAGGCTGGGCATCTGATCGGTTCAACGCTTGTTCTGTTTATTCTTTTTGTAGTCTCTTTTTTTTCGGTTCTGCAGGACCGATTCCATGTAGGCTACACGTTTCTTTTTGTTCTTCTCGTTGTATCGCAATATCTTTTATCCATCGCGGCGGTTCAGTTCTTCAGAAAAAGGCTCGGGGGAATGACCGGGGATACGCTCGGCGCACTGAGTGAGGCATCAGAGATAATTTCTTTAATGGTGACATATACATGGTTACGACACTCTATCTCATAAGGCACGGCGAGACAGAAGGCAGCGAGACAAAACGCTATAAGGGCAGCATTGATGTGCCTCTGTCTGAAAACGGCATAAGGCAGGTCGAAAGGACCTCCGTGTTTGTGGCCGCACAGGTGAAAGGCTCCTCTTCTTCAAGGCATATGAGCTATCTAAAAGATATTCATGACACGCAGGCGACTCTGTCAGGGTTTTCTGACAGGTTGAAGGCTGTCTATACATCTGATCTCTGCCGGGCGGTTAAAAGCGGAGAGATCGTTGCTGCTCCTCACGGCATTGTACCTATTGAGGTCACTGAACTCAGGGAACGGAGCTTCGGTATCTGGGAAGGCATGAGCTTTACAGAGATCAAGGAGCAGTATCCTGAGGAGTTTAATGCATGGGCAGACAACCCGCTGAAATATAGCCCTGTGGACGGTGAGAGCACGCTTGCGGTGAAAGAGAGGGTAATAACAGCACTGGATAAGATACTGTCAGGCCATGCCGGTGAATGCATCGCTGTTGTAGCTCACGGCGGCGTCAACAGGATAATCCTCTGTCATGTTCTGGGCATTCCGCTCGAAAACATATTCAGGATAGAACAGGATTATGCAGCTGTAAATGTTATCGAGTTCTGGGACAAGTATCCGGTTGTGAAGCTGATAAATGGCAATGCAAATGACTAAAGCGCTGATGATACAGGGCACGGGTTCAGGGGCAGGTAAGAGCCTTATTGCGGCAGCGTTATGCAGAATCTTTGCCGATGAAGGAGTGAGGGTCGCCCCATTTAAGGCACAGAATATGGCACTTAACTCGTTTATTACCCAGGAGGGCAGCGAGATCGGAAGGGCCCAGGCCCTGCAGGCAGAGGCGGCAAGAGTGGTACCGACTGTCGATATGAACCCGATACTGCTTAAGGCCTCTGGCGAGATGGGCTCCCAGGTGATTATCCATGGCAGGGCGTTTCGATATATGAAGGCGCAGGAATACTATACCTTTAAAAAAGAGGCATGGAAGGCGGTAACTGCATCGTATGAGAAACTTGCCAAGGCTTTCGATCTGATCATTATGGAAGGCGCAGGCAGTCCTGCAGAGATAAATCTTATGGATGTAGACATTGTGAATATGTCTGCTGCAAAAATGGCAAGAGCGCCTGTGCTGCTTGTCGGCGATATCGATAAGGGCGGGGTCTTTGCATCGCTTTACGGCACCGTGAAACTATTAGGCAGAGACAGCAGGCATATCAAGGGATTTATTATCAACAAGTTCCGTGGCGATATGGAGATTCTTCGACCCGGACTCCAGATGATACAGGACAGGACAGGGAAACCGGTTATCGGTGTGCTTCCCTATGTCCATGATCTGGGTCTGCCTGAAGAAGACGGCATGGCCCTGTCGCAAGGTTCAAGGAGCAGGGACCATGGCTCAAAAGAGATCCGAATAGTCATAGTCAGGCTGAAATATATCTCCAACTTCACAGACTTTGACCCGCTTGCTCAGGAACCTGATGTGGAACTCGTTTATTCCACCAATCCTGCTGAGATCGAAAATGCAGATATGGTTATTGTCCCCGGATCAAAAAATACCGTAAAGGATCTGCTGCTTCTGAGAAAGCAGGGCCTTGATAAAAGCATCAGCAGGGCTTTTGCAAAAGGCATTGAAATTATGGGTATGTGCGGAGGATATCAAATGTTAGGCAGCAGAATCCTCGATCCGCACCATGCAGAGAGTTCACATCCTGAAGTGGAAGGCCTTGGGCTTCTGAATATTGAGACTATTTTTGAAAATGAGAAGATTACCTGTCAGGTCGAGGCGGAAGAGGCAGGTATTAGGGATTGTGGATCAGGGATCGGAAATAGTGCCAACCCCCAAAACCAAATCCCTAATCCCCGCCTTTCTGGCTATGAGATACATATGGGCAGGAGCACTGGTGATATCGGGCTGTTCAGAATCAGGAGATTGTCTTCAGACTTATCACCCATCACCCATCACTCATCACGAATTCTGGACGGTTCAGTCAATAAAAACTGCTGGGGCACTTATCTGCACGGCATCTTTGACAACAACACATTCCGGCGTGATCTGCTTAACCGGATCAGGGAAAAGAAAGGCCTGCCTGTTCTGCCTGTTACGGTCGACTATACAGGAATGAAGGAAAAGGCATTGGACAATCTTGCTGCCATGGTAAAAAAGAATATCGACATGGAATTCCTCAGGAGGATCTTAACCCTGTGATCGGACCTCTCGAACTTATTCTGGCATTTATTCTGGACCTCGCCATAGGCGACCCGAGATGGCTGCCCCATCCTGTCAGGATCATCGGGAAGGCGATTTTGTATATGGAAGACCTTCTCAGATCTTTCTTTTCTGGAAGCAGGGAAAAGGCCGGAGGTGTCATCCTCATTCTTTTGATTGTACTTCCGTCTGCCCTTTTGACGTATCTGCTTTGTATTATGTTGAGAGAGGCGACATCAGGATTTCTTCTGATCATGAGCGAGGCACTCCTGATATATCTGGTCGGAACAACGATTGCCCTTCGGGAACTTGTTTCGTCAGCAAAACAGGTAATCGACTCGATAAAGGCCGGCATGCTTGATGATGCCAGACAACATCTGAGCATGATCGTTGGACGGGATACGGCGGAACTCTCTGAAGATGGAGTGCTGCGGGCAACAATCGAGACGCTTGCTGAAAACCTCTCTGACGGCGTAATCGCACCAGTTTTCTATCTCGCTATTGGCGGTCTGCCTCTTGCGATTGCATACAAGGCGATCAACACTTTAGACTCTATGGTCGGATACAAGAATGAAAAATATTTTCGTTTTGGCTGGGCGGCTGCAAGGCTCGACGATATCGCCAATTATATCCCTTCCCGATTGTCCGGATTGCTCGTCGTAATATCGTCATGTATTATTCAGAGGTCTTTTTCTGCGGCCCGTTATGCAATGAACATCATGTTCCGTGACAGCAGGAACCATACGAGCCCAAACAGCGGAGTACCTGAAGCTGCAATGGCAGGGGCACTTGGTATCAGGCTCGGGGGACCTTCAACGTATGGAGGTGTGGTAATCGCAAAGCCCTATATCGGTGATATCAGAAATATAGACTATCTTTCAGCCGCAAGGAAGACCGGCTCTATTGTTATTGTGGCTTCTGGGTTATCGGTAATCGCTGCTGCGGTCATACTCGAACTAGTGAGAACTTCGCGATGACAGGGCACGGCGGCAATATCCATAAGGCTTCGCAGATGTCTGGCCTGCCACTGAAACAAATTCTTGATTTCAGCGCATCCATTAATCCTCTTGGAGTGCCGAAGACTGCAATTGCGGCAATAAGAAAAGCAATAAGTCTTCTGCCACACTATCCTGAACCTTTTGCTGAGTCACTTGCCTCCTCTATTGCGCGGTATTATGGCGTTTCAGCCGAATCTGTGGTCTGCGGCAACGGCAGCACTGAACTCATATATCTGATCCCGCGGGTACTCAAACCGAAAAGGGTGCTGGTTACATCTCCCTCCTTTTCTGAGTATGAAAGGTCCTGCAGTAGTATTCGGAAGACAGACATCAGAAGGCTTAAGCTGGAACCCGAAAATAACTTTGATATAGCTTCTGAGGCATTTATTAGGTCGATGAAAGGTTGCGATCTGGCATTTCTCTGTAATCCGAACAATCCTACAGGAAGACTTTTAAAGAAAAAAGACGTTCTGAAGATCGCAAACGCAGCCAAGGATCTTGGATGTTATCTTGTTGTTGATGAAGCCTTTATGGATTTCTGTCCGGATGAAACGGTCATAAAGCATGTCAGCCGGAATCCGTATCTGATTGTGCTCAGGTCCATGACCAAGTTCTATGCGCTTGCCGGACTCAGGCTCGGGTTTGGAATATTTCCGCTCAAGGTGGCCCAGAGAATGAAGATGCAGAAAGAGCCATGGACAGTAAACTGTATTGCTGATGCTGTCGGCAGGGCTGTGCTCGAAGATACGGGGTGTCGGACAAAATCACTTGATATGATGCGTCGTGAAAAAAAGTATCTCGAAGAGGGCCTCGACAGACTGGCTATTAAATATATTCGTTCAAGCGCAAACTATTATCTGATCAAGATGAAAGATGCGCAGAAGGTTATTCATGCCCTCTCAAAGAAGGGTATCCTTTTAAGGGACTGCTCCAACTTCGATGGCCTCGGCGAAACATACCTTAGAATTGCGGTCCGTTCAAGAAAAGAAAATCGAATCCTGTTAAAGGAGTTGTCGAAATTATGTCCGGCATCGTAGTAGCAGGCACACACAGCGGTTGCGGCAAGACGACCGTAACACTCGGGTTGATGGCTGCCTTGAGGGAAAAGGGACTTATTGTCCAGCCATTCAAGTCAGGACCTGACTTTATCGATGCCGGTCTTCATCGGCTTGTAACTGACAGGCCTTCGAGGAACCTTGACCTCTGGATGTGCGGAGAAAATTATGTCAGAAACTGTTTTGTAAGGCATTCGCTTGATGCAGATATCTCGGTGGTCGAAGGAGTGATGGGGCTCTATGATGGTACCTTGAGCACTGCAGCGCTTGCCGGCTGTCTCGGGATTCCTGTTGTTCTTGTTGTCGATGCCTATGGCATGGCAGAGACAGCAGGGGCGATTGTGAAAGGGATGATCGATTTCAGCCCCCTCCTCTCTCCCCTCCTTGCCAAGGGACCAGAAGTAGGTGCTTTTAAGCAGGGGATGGGGGAGGTGAAGTCGCCACTTAATTTTGCCGGCGTTATCTTTAACCGTGTTGCATCAGAAAATCACTTTAAGCGGCTTAAGGAGAGTATTATAGATATGCCGGTGCTCGGCTATCTGCCGAGGGACCTGAACTTTGAAATACCCCACAGACACCTTGGTTTAACAACAGCTGAGGATAATCCTATTGCAAAGGAAAACATCGACAGACTTACCGATGCGGTCATAGGACAGATTGACGTTGATCGTATAATAAAGAGCGCGTCCAGGCTCAGAGGTCAAGGCCCG
Protein-coding regions in this window:
- a CDS encoding threonine-phosphate decarboxylase → MTGHGGNIHKASQMSGLPLKQILDFSASINPLGVPKTAIAAIRKAISLLPHYPEPFAESLASSIARYYGVSAESVVCGNGSTELIYLIPRVLKPKRVLVTSPSFSEYERSCSSIRKTDIRRLKLEPENNFDIASEAFIRSMKGCDLAFLCNPNNPTGRLLKKKDVLKIANAAKDLGCYLVVDEAFMDFCPDETVIKHVSRNPYLIVLRSMTKFYALAGLRLGFGIFPLKVAQRMKMQKEPWTVNCIADAVGRAVLEDTGCRTKSLDMMRREKKYLEEGLDRLAIKYIRSSANYYLIKMKDAQKVIHALSKKGILLRDCSNFDGLGETYLRIAVRSRKENRILLKELSKLCPAS
- the thiC gene encoding phosphomethylpyrimidine synthase ThiC, whose product is MTQLERAANGEVTAEIRAVADIEGFDIEIIRRRVGGGKIVIPSNNNRRKRVVGIGKGLRTKVNASIGSSTEIADIAMEVQKAKIAEQYGADTLMDLSVGGDIEAIRKAVLDEISLPVGTVPLYEAFAIAIEKYGAAVNMPAELLFEMIEKQCAEGVGFMAIHCGINKRTVEMLRKQHYRYGGLVSKGGSYMVAWMEHNKKENPLYEHFDRVVEIMKRYDAVLSLGNGFRAGAIHDASDRVQIQEMLINCELAELGREQGCQTMVEGPGHIPINEIEANIIMEKKMSGESPFYMLGPITTDIAPGYDHITAAIGAALSSSFGADFICYVTPSEHLGLPFPEDVREGVIASRIAAHVGDMIKLKNLHQDKEMSKARRNMQWDKQFSLAIDPERAKEIKAKRGNGDEHSCTMCGKFCANDMLRGMFEADMAGSDKK
- the cobU gene encoding bifunctional adenosylcobinamide kinase/adenosylcobinamide-phosphate guanylyltransferase, with the protein product MSERINRITFVLGGARSGKSSFALNRASELPGQKVYIATAQAFDAEMSDRIAKHKEERGSDWNTVEEPLNLAEVLRTASSTHDVVLVDCLTLWLSNLMLADKDQEKEMQFFISSLITHHASRVFVVSNEVGMGIVPDNELARRFRDMAGRLNQQIAAVADEVYLVAAGISIRIK
- a CDS encoding adenosylcobinamide-GDP ribazoletransferase, whose translation is MKKMLLAIQFLTIIPVKIKGDVSEKDMVDSSIFFPVAGACQGLMITLTAAVMVRFFDAAVVCGLIMLAHIISNGGFDLDGLADTADGLSVKSSGNAASDIEKRLLVMKDSTIGAAGATAIVMSLMLKFLLLNSLFHLVPLSLFLGAVFMMTVFSKWVTVPAMLHCRSARKDGLGRIFIDNIKAGHLIGSTLVLFILFVVSFFSVLQDRFHVGYTFLFVLLVVSQYLLSIAAVQFFRKRLGGMTGDTLGALSEASEIISLMVTYTWLRHSIS
- a CDS encoding cobyric acid synthase, whose protein sequence is MTKALMIQGTGSGAGKSLIAAALCRIFADEGVRVAPFKAQNMALNSFITQEGSEIGRAQALQAEAARVVPTVDMNPILLKASGEMGSQVIIHGRAFRYMKAQEYYTFKKEAWKAVTASYEKLAKAFDLIIMEGAGSPAEINLMDVDIVNMSAAKMARAPVLLVGDIDKGGVFASLYGTVKLLGRDSRHIKGFIINKFRGDMEILRPGLQMIQDRTGKPVIGVLPYVHDLGLPEEDGMALSQGSRSRDHGSKEIRIVIVRLKYISNFTDFDPLAQEPDVELVYSTNPAEIENADMVIVPGSKNTVKDLLLLRKQGLDKSISRAFAKGIEIMGMCGGYQMLGSRILDPHHAESSHPEVEGLGLLNIETIFENEKITCQVEAEEAGIRDCGSGIGNSANPQNQIPNPRLSGYEIHMGRSTGDIGLFRIRRLSSDLSPITHHSSRILDGSVNKNCWGTYLHGIFDNNTFRRDLLNRIREKKGLPVLPVTVDYTGMKEKALDNLAAMVKKNIDMEFLRRILTL
- a CDS encoding type II secretion system F family protein, producing the protein MPVFSYEAIDSAGKKVKETISSSDEDTLKSTLRGMGLVPLSIKVSEAKEISLFQRITNEDVLIFTQELGNLLESGLPIDRALYVLSEHSEKKALCAIIKEVYIDIQRGNTLSSAMAKHRIFPRLYINMIKAGESGGILEVVIKRLVGFLETSINFKKEITSALIYPILLTVVGGLAVSVLMLSVIPNFAKIFSDMGQTLPLPTLILMKVSSLFAAYWWAFLGGLVAIIFLIRGYARTAEGKSYIDGLKLKVPVLKKLSMKFIIARFSRTFGTLLQSGVPILEAIRVSRDVIDNDVVAKKLIVLEVGVSKGKGISVPLRESGVFPAIFNQMVAVGEEAGRLEETFLLIADRFEADTRNLIKRFVSLFEPLLILLMGIVVGLIVISMLMGIFSINEIPM
- the gspG gene encoding type II secretion system major pseudopilin GspG, with amino-acid sequence MNNRKEQGHVNNRKGFTLIELLVVMVILGMLAALVGPQIFGKVGKGKQSAARTQIEMLGQALDSYRLDVGRYPTTSEGLNALVTNPGAQGWDGSYLKKGVPNDPWQKPYQYQAPGAHGDYDLFSYGADGAAGGEGENKDVNSWE
- the cobT gene encoding nicotinate-nucleotide--dimethylbenzimidazole phosphoribosyltransferase, encoding MDMQDTIRKIEAVRPEFFEGAQKRLDNLTKPPGSLGRLEDLAKQLVAITENTMPVIDKKVVFTFAGDHGITEEGVSAYPKEVTPQMVFNFIRGGAGINVLARHAGAEVIVVDVGVDHDFGNIEGLVSRKIMRGTKNMMKGPAMTKDEAQQCIQVGIDLASEYAGKGYQLFGTGDMGIGNTTPSSAIASVMTGRAVADVTGRGTGITDQSLKRKIEVIEESIKLNRPDSSDALDVLAKVGGAEIGGIAGLILGAAAHRIPVVIDGFISTAGAIIAYGIEPKTKDYMIAGHSSVEIGHKAMLEKLGLEPILNLNLRLGEGTGAALAMHMIEAGLRIYREMATFGEAGVTDDIIN
- a CDS encoding histidine phosphatase family protein; the encoded protein is MVTTLYLIRHGETEGSETKRYKGSIDVPLSENGIRQVERTSVFVAAQVKGSSSSRHMSYLKDIHDTQATLSGFSDRLKAVYTSDLCRAVKSGEIVAAPHGIVPIEVTELRERSFGIWEGMSFTEIKEQYPEEFNAWADNPLKYSPVDGESTLAVKERVITALDKILSGHAGECIAVVAHGGVNRIILCHVLGIPLENIFRIEQDYAAVNVIEFWDKYPVVKLINGNAND
- the cobD gene encoding cobalamin biosynthesis protein CobD, yielding MIGPLELILAFILDLAIGDPRWLPHPVRIIGKAILYMEDLLRSFFSGSREKAGGVILILLIVLPSALLTYLLCIMLREATSGFLLIMSEALLIYLVGTTIALRELVSSAKQVIDSIKAGMLDDARQHLSMIVGRDTAELSEDGVLRATIETLAENLSDGVIAPVFYLAIGGLPLAIAYKAINTLDSMVGYKNEKYFRFGWAAARLDDIANYIPSRLSGLLVVISSCIIQRSFSAARYAMNIMFRDSRNHTSPNSGVPEAAMAGALGIRLGGPSTYGGVVIAKPYIGDIRNIDYLSAARKTGSIVIVASGLSVIAAAVILELVRTSR
- a CDS encoding prepilin-type N-terminal cleavage/methylation domain-containing protein produces the protein MKIKTSTVGNRSGFTLLELLVVLFIVGIIVSIVAVSVGRFRDKALFTEEARRIYLTTRHAREAAILDRTEVAFRLNEETNTYWLDYPGSKPSENHIVPKKYPVTGADIFFFPKGNSSGGLIEIQNEKGQKYAIEVNQVLGTSSIKRL